Proteins co-encoded in one Haladaptatus sp. ZSTT2 genomic window:
- a CDS encoding 30S ribosomal protein S6e, with protein MADFQVVVADPESGETFQRDIEGQDANRFMGKSIGDEVDGSAVGLSGYTLAITGGSDNTGRAMRPDVSGPNVKAILLTGGTGYKPERDGERRRITVRGREISDETRQINAKITARGDESIEDLLGEGDGEDEE; from the coding sequence ATGGCAGACTTTCAGGTCGTCGTCGCTGACCCCGAGTCCGGCGAGACCTTTCAGCGCGACATCGAGGGACAGGATGCGAACCGATTCATGGGCAAGTCCATCGGCGACGAGGTAGACGGCAGCGCCGTTGGCCTCTCCGGTTACACGCTCGCAATCACTGGCGGCTCCGACAACACCGGCCGCGCGATGCGCCCAGACGTCTCCGGCCCGAACGTCAAGGCCATCCTCCTCACCGGTGGCACGGGCTACAAACCAGAGCGCGACGGCGAGCGCCGCCGCATCACCGTCCGCGGCCGCGAAATCAGCGACGAAACGCGCCAAATCAACGCCAAAATCACCGCCCGCGGTGACGAGTCAATCGAAGACCTCCTCGGTGAGGGCGACGGCGAAGACGAAGAATAA
- a CDS encoding PPOX class F420-dependent oxidoreductase yields MAEIPPEFHDLFEGRAFAQFASVLPDGSPHVVPMWVEYDDGFLYVNTVTGNRKHRNVERDPHVSLAISDPENPYRYLHIRGEVVEMTEDVGQEQLNRLAERYTGKKKSPREGAADASRTVLKIRPDAVVGRASPTRQRR; encoded by the coding sequence ATGGCCGAGATTCCCCCAGAGTTCCACGACCTGTTCGAGGGCCGTGCCTTCGCGCAGTTTGCCTCAGTCCTCCCCGACGGCAGCCCCCACGTCGTCCCTATGTGGGTCGAATACGACGACGGTTTTCTTTACGTGAATACGGTGACAGGTAACCGAAAGCACCGCAACGTCGAACGCGACCCACACGTCTCGCTCGCCATCAGTGACCCAGAGAATCCGTATCGGTACCTCCACATCCGCGGCGAGGTGGTCGAGATGACCGAAGACGTTGGGCAAGAACAGCTCAACCGACTCGCAGAGCGCTACACGGGCAAGAAAAAGTCGCCGCGCGAAGGCGCGGCAGATGCGTCGCGGACGGTGCTGAAGATTCGCCCCGACGCCGTGGTGGGTCGCGCCTCGCCGACGCGCCAGCGCCGTTAG
- a CDS encoding MBL fold metallo-hydrolase: protein MKLRFLGGAREVGRSAILVNDRLLLDYGMAPGNPPAYPVGDVSPEAVVVSHGHLDHIGALPTLLSGTERPPIHWTPPTRELALTLCRDTLKLHGGTYDCPFTEVEVGRMTQVSKEHGYGETFEAAGHEITFYNAGHIPGSAHVLVDDGETRLLYTGDFHTDDTRLLSGTTDRPEADVVLCESTYSDVDHDPREQVERRFAESVQTTVREGGTVIVPAFAIGRTQELLHICAAHGIDCYVDGMGKYITQMLRNYPAYVRDEDALKRAKSNARFVTGKNGQRKRIARKNTVIVTTSGMLTGGPAMTYVPEIRTNPVNKLTFTGYQVEGTPGRELLEYGRAEINRQVMPVSAQVEAYDFSAHADREGLKEFLASYTDTPVLLNHGDRCEAFAAELEGEGFDASAPALDETVHVE from the coding sequence ATGAAGCTACGCTTTCTTGGTGGGGCGCGAGAGGTTGGCCGGAGTGCCATCCTCGTAAACGACCGCCTCCTCTTAGACTACGGGATGGCCCCCGGCAACCCGCCAGCCTACCCCGTTGGCGACGTTTCGCCCGAAGCCGTCGTCGTCTCACACGGTCACTTAGACCACATCGGTGCGTTGCCGACGCTGCTGTCGGGTACCGAACGACCGCCGATTCACTGGACGCCGCCGACCCGCGAACTCGCCCTGACGCTCTGTCGAGACACGCTCAAACTCCACGGCGGAACCTACGACTGCCCGTTCACCGAAGTCGAAGTCGGCCGGATGACGCAAGTCTCGAAAGAACACGGCTACGGCGAGACGTTCGAGGCCGCCGGGCACGAAATCACGTTCTACAACGCCGGACACATCCCCGGCAGCGCCCACGTCCTCGTAGACGACGGCGAGACAAGACTGCTCTACACCGGCGACTTTCACACCGACGACACCCGTCTGCTCTCGGGGACAACCGACCGGCCCGAGGCGGACGTGGTGCTCTGTGAATCGACCTACTCGGACGTTGACCACGACCCGCGCGAGCAGGTCGAACGCCGCTTCGCAGAGAGCGTGCAAACCACGGTCAGAGAGGGCGGCACCGTCATCGTTCCCGCCTTTGCGATTGGCCGCACCCAGGAACTCCTCCACATCTGTGCGGCCCACGGCATCGACTGCTACGTCGATGGGATGGGCAAGTACATCACGCAGATGCTGCGCAACTATCCCGCGTACGTCCGGGATGAAGACGCACTCAAGCGGGCGAAATCAAACGCCCGGTTCGTGACCGGGAAAAACGGCCAGCGAAAACGCATTGCCCGGAAGAACACGGTCATCGTGACCACGAGCGGGATGCTCACCGGCGGCCCGGCGATGACATACGTCCCCGAAATTCGAACGAATCCAGTGAACAAACTCACCTTTACGGGCTATCAGGTCGAAGGCACGCCGGGTCGTGAACTGCTGGAGTACGGGCGGGCAGAAATCAACCGACAGGTGATGCCCGTGAGTGCCCAAGTGGAGGCGTACGACTTCTCCGCCCACGCCGACCGAGAGGGGCTTAAAGAGTTCCTCGCCAGCTACACAGACACGCCAGTCTTGCTCAATCACGGCGACCGGTGTGAGGCGTTTGCAGCGGAGTTAGAGGGTGAGGGGTTCGACGCGAGTGCGCCTGCGCTTGACGAGACGGTTCACGTCGAGTGA
- a CDS encoding PaaI family thioesterase, with translation MSDQQIPDGTAKTIQHVIDEQHGYLAWLGMRVDAVSYGEISLTIPFDDKFTNPTEPPTIHGGVAASLIDTAGGLALRTTLANPLEDTLATVNLNVNYLRRASADLTAHAEVVRTGSSVGWADITVESETPEGETKEVATGQAAFRLFQS, from the coding sequence ATGAGCGACCAGCAAATCCCCGATGGGACGGCCAAGACGATTCAACACGTCATCGACGAACAACACGGCTACCTCGCGTGGCTCGGCATGCGCGTCGACGCCGTCTCCTACGGGGAGATTTCGCTCACCATCCCCTTCGACGACAAGTTCACGAACCCAACGGAGCCACCCACAATTCACGGCGGCGTCGCGGCCTCGCTCATCGACACCGCGGGCGGCCTCGCCCTGCGAACGACGCTCGCAAATCCGCTCGAAGACACGCTTGCGACGGTCAACCTGAACGTGAATTATCTCCGTCGCGCCTCCGCCGACCTCACCGCGCACGCGGAAGTCGTCCGCACTGGCTCCTCGGTTGGCTGGGCGGACATCACGGTCGAAAGCGAGACGCCCGAGGGAGAGACCAAAGAAGTGGCGACCGGGCAGGCGGCGTTCCGGCTGTTTCAGTCCTGA
- a CDS encoding DUF5806 family protein, with protein sequence MAGDPPAPDNAVEQADEDTDSDSPETHAASDATESEPATPESNTPPESEPDRDIPEDVREYARFSKMDGAAYDRVNQFLRDRTYVTAREWAIARLCSDFRTETGVEMTKIGRNLPELVPFMTDTYSPQAVNQARSSFESKVRKAGATFLYGAMCDFFTAEELDDVMYEATEIAKFLLEVEGVDLTVDEELAAEERISTVMREVRQASQELRYEEVECPECGCIHEP encoded by the coding sequence ATGGCAGGTGACCCGCCCGCTCCGGACAACGCTGTGGAGCAGGCAGACGAGGACACGGACAGCGACTCCCCTGAGACACACGCCGCTTCGGACGCCACGGAATCCGAACCGGCAACTCCGGAATCGAACACCCCACCCGAGTCAGAACCCGACCGCGACATCCCCGAGGACGTGCGCGAGTACGCCCGCTTCTCGAAGATGGACGGCGCAGCCTACGACCGCGTCAACCAGTTCCTGCGCGATCGCACGTACGTGACCGCCCGCGAGTGGGCCATCGCGCGCCTCTGCTCTGACTTCCGCACCGAAACCGGCGTCGAGATGACGAAAATCGGGCGCAACCTCCCCGAACTCGTCCCCTTCATGACCGACACCTACTCGCCACAAGCGGTCAACCAAGCGCGTTCGAGTTTCGAGAGTAAGGTGCGAAAAGCGGGTGCGACCTTCCTCTACGGCGCGATGTGTGACTTCTTCACCGCAGAGGAACTCGACGACGTGATGTACGAGGCGACGGAAATCGCCAAGTTCCTCCTCGAAGTCGAGGGCGTCGATTTGACCGTGGACGAAGAACTCGCCGCAGAAGAGCGGATCTCGACGGTGATGCGCGAGGTGCGACAGGCGAGTCAGGAGTTACGGTATGAAGAAGTCGAGTGCCCCGAGTGCGGGTGCATTCACGAACCCTGA
- a CDS encoding universal stress protein, with protein sequence MAAPVSVDTVLAPVDGSEASMQAAEYALAIAERYGASVHLLSIVSEDSVRAMATGELEPDTVADRMETFVKSLESIRPESVSVGHSAAAGFSLHRKTQHPGSVILDVADDVDADFLVIPREPLTGRPDEVLSKAAEYVLLYASQPVLSV encoded by the coding sequence ATGGCTGCGCCCGTTTCAGTTGACACGGTGCTCGCTCCCGTCGACGGCAGCGAAGCCTCGATGCAGGCTGCCGAATACGCGCTTGCGATTGCCGAACGTTACGGCGCATCGGTTCACCTCCTCAGTATCGTGAGCGAAGACTCCGTCCGTGCGATGGCGACAGGCGAACTCGAACCTGACACCGTCGCAGACCGCATGGAGACGTTCGTCAAATCACTCGAATCCATCCGCCCGGAATCCGTCTCGGTTGGGCACTCTGCGGCCGCTGGCTTCTCGCTGCACCGCAAAACCCAGCACCCCGGAAGCGTCATCTTGGACGTGGCAGACGACGTGGACGCAGACTTCCTCGTCATCCCCCGCGAACCGCTTACGGGGCGACCTGACGAAGTGCTCTCGAAAGCCGCAGAATACGTGTTGCTCTACGCGAGCCAGCCCGTGCTCTCAGTTTAG
- a CDS encoding DHH family phosphoesterase yields the protein MDDYLIDDEHLSLSRKSVLPGTGFFTPDSFEDELEDQEVAEAVDGASTVVIADPDADGLACVALIRAAYGEAALVGASPYDLEDAMERVAAYAEPGASVFICDLCPDKFKYVDEELHLLVDHADVTWYDHHQWNDEVTEAVRETGVELVIGNSEEECTADVALRSIDFEFPDYLVDLAAVTRDHDLWLREDPRSDDLADLAYWSEPEEYAELIQEHGADLPEEAAEFLAEMRVEKEALIEQAISRANFHEIGEWTVGVTYGRCSQNEVAEALREQGSDAAVIVKPAGSASIRGTETFKRCHEVAEQVNGGGHPKAAGCKPDIYNDMLDYAHHWTTQGAVTKQAILSAFERLAVEESAEDDADGDIE from the coding sequence ATGGACGATTATCTCATCGACGACGAACACCTCTCGTTGTCTCGAAAATCCGTACTCCCGGGGACGGGCTTTTTCACCCCCGATTCGTTCGAAGACGAACTCGAAGACCAAGAAGTCGCGGAAGCCGTAGACGGTGCCTCGACCGTCGTCATCGCAGACCCGGACGCAGACGGACTCGCGTGTGTGGCGCTCATCCGCGCCGCCTACGGCGAGGCCGCGCTCGTCGGCGCTAGCCCCTACGATTTAGAGGACGCGATGGAGCGCGTCGCAGCGTACGCAGAACCCGGCGCAAGCGTCTTCATCTGTGACCTCTGTCCGGACAAGTTCAAGTACGTTGACGAAGAGCTGCACCTGCTCGTAGACCACGCAGACGTGACGTGGTACGACCACCACCAGTGGAACGACGAAGTGACCGAGGCCGTCCGCGAGACGGGCGTCGAACTCGTTATTGGCAACTCAGAAGAGGAGTGTACCGCGGACGTGGCGCTTCGCTCTATCGACTTCGAGTTCCCCGACTACTTAGTCGACCTCGCCGCGGTCACGCGCGACCACGACCTCTGGCTGCGCGAAGACCCACGCAGCGACGACCTCGCAGACCTCGCCTACTGGAGCGAACCAGAGGAGTACGCAGAACTCATCCAAGAACACGGTGCAGACCTTCCGGAAGAAGCAGCGGAGTTCTTAGCCGAGATGCGCGTCGAAAAAGAGGCACTCATCGAACAGGCGATTTCGCGTGCCAACTTCCACGAAATCGGTGAGTGGACGGTCGGCGTCACCTACGGCCGGTGTTCGCAAAACGAGGTCGCAGAGGCCCTCCGCGAACAGGGGTCTGACGCCGCCGTCATCGTCAAACCCGCAGGCAGTGCGTCGATTCGTGGCACCGAGACGTTCAAGCGGTGTCACGAAGTTGCCGAACAGGTAAACGGCGGCGGCCACCCGAAAGCCGCAGGCTGTAAACCTGACATCTACAACGATATGCTCGATTACGCTCACCACTGGACGACCCAAGGTGCGGTGACTAAACAGGCCATCCTCTCTGCGTTCGAGCGACTCGCAGTCGAGGAGTCTGCGGAAGACGACGCAGACGGCGACATCGAATAG
- a CDS encoding cysteine hydrolase family protein, with protein MELNPATTAVVVVDMQNGFCHPDGSLYSPGSKAVVDDVTALVARARTAGATIVYTRDVHPPAQFENAHYYDEFERWGEHVVEGTWETEFVDSLDVREEDHIVEKNTYDAFYQTELEGFLSAHGITDLLICGTLANVCVLHTASSAALRDFRPIIIREAVGAIEEGHKQYALDHAAWLFGDVLSRADVAFAQD; from the coding sequence ATGGAACTCAACCCAGCAACCACGGCAGTCGTCGTCGTAGACATGCAAAATGGCTTCTGCCATCCCGATGGGAGCCTTTATTCGCCCGGCAGCAAGGCCGTCGTAGACGACGTGACCGCCCTCGTCGCACGGGCGCGGACAGCGGGTGCGACCATCGTCTACACACGGGACGTCCATCCGCCAGCACAGTTCGAGAACGCGCACTACTACGACGAGTTCGAGCGGTGGGGCGAACACGTCGTTGAGGGAACGTGGGAGACGGAATTCGTCGATAGCCTCGACGTGCGCGAAGAGGACCACATCGTCGAAAAAAACACTTACGACGCCTTCTACCAGACGGAGTTGGAGGGCTTTCTCTCGGCCCATGGCATCACCGACCTGCTCATCTGTGGGACGCTTGCGAACGTGTGCGTCCTTCACACCGCGTCAAGCGCGGCACTGCGTGATTTCCGCCCGATCATCATCCGTGAGGCGGTGGGCGCAATCGAGGAAGGGCACAAACAGTACGCCCTCGACCACGCGGCGTGGCTGTTCGGCGACGTCCTTTCACGGGCCGACGTGGCCTTCGCTCAGGACTGA
- a CDS encoding GNAT family N-acetyltransferase, with protein MSHDVYPDEVTGPFEEPPLSFTDTEGRELVVEAYDGAIEELVAMYVEFDPADRAQGIPPVGEQSVRKWLENIVPKGHNVVVRHDGDVIGHATLVPDDGESYELAIFVLHAYQGAGIGSKLLTALLGLGATRGVKKVWLTVERWNAAAIGLYHKVGFETSGTESFELEMAIRLN; from the coding sequence ATGAGCCACGACGTCTACCCCGACGAGGTGACAGGCCCCTTCGAGGAACCGCCGCTTTCGTTCACCGATACGGAAGGCCGCGAACTTGTCGTCGAAGCGTACGACGGCGCGATAGAAGAACTCGTGGCGATGTACGTCGAGTTCGACCCCGCAGACCGCGCACAGGGCATCCCGCCGGTTGGCGAACAGAGCGTCCGCAAGTGGCTCGAAAACATCGTCCCGAAAGGGCACAACGTGGTCGTCCGCCACGACGGCGATGTCATTGGGCACGCCACGCTCGTCCCCGACGACGGCGAGTCGTACGAACTCGCCATCTTCGTCCTCCACGCGTATCAGGGCGCAGGGATTGGCTCGAAGCTGCTGACCGCACTGCTCGGGCTTGGTGCCACACGAGGCGTCAAAAAGGTGTGGCTCACCGTCGAGCGATGGAACGCCGCTGCGATTGGTCTGTATCACAAAGTCGGCTTCGAGACGAGCGGCACCGAGAGCTTCGAACTCGAAATGGCGATTCGACTAAACTGA
- a CDS encoding DUF7112 family protein — protein sequence MADKISSDNPSVTEVRARLTRRGRTDRPSISIPEAYHDAFPVGEVVRLVLDGTQYHARIESPLGSDGPEFHGAFDNARLARAAGEGENHLDAWVKSSGRSFDSSVLVDIVEEGFLYGIRKPGERAVYTAVEAPNSSLTDIARSLDET from the coding sequence ATGGCTGACAAGATTTCGAGTGACAACCCTTCGGTGACGGAGGTTCGCGCTCGCCTCACTCGCCGCGGTCGAACCGACCGTCCGTCGATTTCCATCCCCGAAGCGTACCACGACGCCTTCCCCGTCGGCGAGGTCGTCCGACTCGTCCTCGACGGCACGCAGTATCACGCACGAATCGAATCACCCCTTGGCAGCGACGGCCCGGAGTTCCACGGCGCGTTCGACAACGCTCGCCTCGCACGCGCCGCCGGTGAGGGCGAGAACCACCTCGACGCGTGGGTCAAATCCTCCGGGCGCTCGTTCGACAGCTCTGTCCTCGTCGATATCGTCGAAGAGGGATTCCTCTACGGTATCAGAAAACCAGGCGAACGAGCCGTGTACACGGCGGTTGAAGCCCCGAATTCGAGCCTCACCGATATTGCGCGGTCGCTCGACGAAACTTAG
- a CDS encoding lipoate--protein ligase family protein — translation MRVIRGRAATVATDREASRRLLDWVADTGEPAVRVWTPHRQVAFGRRDAGSPGYEQAKQAANAHGFPPIERNVGGRAVAYTGTTVSFGRAVPISDMRSGLSDRYDSLTADVQTALARLSVHATTGEPPNSFCPGAHSLQADGKLVGIAQRVRRGAALVAGICIVADHAEIAAVLDPVYDALGVPFDPHSVGSVEKAGGPADPEKVIDALEASLAGPGDHEVVSVRDV, via the coding sequence ATGCGCGTGATTCGTGGCCGGGCAGCCACCGTGGCCACAGACCGGGAGGCCAGTCGCCGGCTGCTCGACTGGGTAGCCGACACCGGAGAGCCAGCCGTCCGCGTCTGGACGCCCCACCGACAGGTCGCCTTCGGGCGACGCGATGCGGGGTCGCCGGGTTACGAGCAAGCGAAACAAGCGGCGAACGCCCACGGCTTCCCGCCAATCGAACGCAACGTCGGCGGCCGCGCGGTCGCCTACACCGGGACGACAGTCTCCTTCGGGCGGGCCGTGCCGATTTCCGACATGCGAAGCGGCCTCAGCGACCGCTACGACAGCCTCACGGCGGACGTACAGACGGCGCTCGCGCGCCTCTCGGTCCATGCCACAACTGGCGAACCACCGAACTCATTCTGTCCGGGCGCACACTCGCTGCAAGCCGACGGGAAACTCGTCGGCATCGCCCAACGCGTCCGGCGCGGCGCGGCACTCGTCGCGGGCATCTGCATCGTCGCAGACCACGCGGAGATTGCGGCCGTCCTTGACCCCGTTTACGACGCCCTCGGCGTGCCCTTTGACCCACATTCGGTGGGAAGCGTCGAGAAGGCGGGCGGCCCGGCGGACCCCGAGAAAGTCATCGACGCGCTCGAAGCCTCGCTCGCCGGGCCGGGCGACCACGAAGTCGTCTCGGTTCGGGACGTTTAG
- a CDS encoding dihydroorotase — protein MLITNATLADGRRRDVRIADGTITEIGRTLAGDADVDASGKLLLPGMIDAHVHFRQPGYDHKETWETGSQSAAAGGVTTVVDQPNTSPPTVSGEAFDEKVAFAEQSYVDWGINGGVTENWSRKSLLSRPLFALGEVFLADSTGNMGIAPGLFEDAVKAATKKGVAVTVHAEDATLFDESAKDRDDADAWSAFRTAEAEAEAVELACRVGEEVGAQLHIAHTSTPEGIDIAADYGMTCEVSPHHLLLSRADSEELGTFGRMNPPLRSEQRRAAVYKRVADGTVDMIATDHAPHTREEKDASIWDAPSGVPGVETALPLLLEEARKGNLTYERVRQLTASNPAAVFDLPKKGRVAVGMDADLVLVDPDNSREIRGADLHSKCGWTPFEGMRGVFPEWTMVRGELVYEDGEFGEAVGQNVR, from the coding sequence ATGCTCATTACTAACGCGACGCTCGCGGACGGCCGCCGCCGCGACGTGCGCATCGCGGACGGGACCATCACCGAGATCGGCCGCACCCTCGCGGGCGACGCAGACGTAGACGCGAGCGGCAAACTTCTGTTACCGGGGATGATCGACGCCCACGTCCACTTTCGCCAGCCGGGGTACGACCACAAGGAGACGTGGGAGACGGGAAGCCAGTCGGCGGCGGCGGGCGGGGTAACCACCGTCGTCGACCAGCCGAACACTTCGCCACCGACCGTTTCCGGTGAAGCGTTCGACGAGAAGGTCGCCTTCGCAGAACAGTCGTACGTAGACTGGGGAATCAACGGCGGCGTGACCGAGAACTGGAGTCGAAAGAGCCTGCTGTCGCGGCCACTGTTCGCGCTCGGTGAGGTGTTCCTCGCAGACTCGACCGGGAACATGGGCATCGCCCCCGGATTGTTCGAGGACGCCGTAAAAGCCGCCACGAAGAAGGGCGTCGCCGTCACCGTCCACGCAGAGGACGCAACGCTGTTCGACGAGTCCGCGAAAGACCGCGACGACGCCGACGCGTGGAGCGCCTTCCGCACCGCAGAGGCCGAAGCGGAAGCCGTCGAACTCGCCTGTCGGGTGGGCGAGGAAGTGGGCGCACAGCTCCACATCGCCCACACGAGCACGCCCGAGGGCATCGACATCGCTGCAGACTACGGCATGACCTGCGAGGTGTCGCCCCACCACCTCCTGCTCTCGCGGGCCGACTCAGAAGAACTCGGCACGTTCGGGCGGATGAACCCGCCACTGCGCAGCGAACAGCGCCGTGCGGCCGTCTACAAGCGCGTTGCCGACGGGACAGTGGACATGATTGCGACCGACCACGCTCCACACACGCGCGAAGAGAAAGACGCGAGCATCTGGGACGCCCCGAGCGGCGTCCCCGGCGTCGAAACGGCCCTCCCGCTGCTGCTCGAAGAGGCGCGCAAAGGCAACCTGACCTACGAGCGCGTCCGCCAGCTTACGGCGTCGAACCCCGCCGCCGTGTTCGACCTGCCGAAAAAAGGTCGCGTTGCCGTTGGCATGGACGCAGACCTCGTGCTCGTAGACCCAGACAACAGCCGCGAGATTCGCGGTGCTGACCTGCACTCGAAGTGCGGCTGGACGCCGTTCGAAGGCATGCGCGGCGTGTTCCCCGAGTGGACGATGGTTCGCGGTGAGCTGGTGTACGAAGACGGCGAATTCGGTGAGGCAGTCGGGCAGAACGTTCGCTGA
- a CDS encoding DUF5807 family protein gives MSETARAEFLAGERTDDVLIFFAAHALSNPEALADHGELRDEGVVMVLPGEQGRAMYEKATGVDPMTFAQRAMGTEGDIGGDLLSATCPRKWDDESDDDHQVRNIFAFAEEQNEEVGGLYAEGNVIHAYAHCTCGAAYSDRWVVGDRDA, from the coding sequence ATGAGCGAAACTGCGCGTGCGGAGTTCCTTGCTGGTGAGCGTACCGACGACGTGTTGATTTTCTTCGCCGCCCACGCCCTCTCGAACCCGGAGGCGCTTGCAGACCACGGCGAACTGCGAGACGAAGGCGTCGTGATGGTGCTCCCCGGCGAACAAGGCCGAGCGATGTACGAGAAAGCGACCGGCGTTGACCCAATGACGTTCGCCCAGCGGGCGATGGGCACCGAAGGTGACATCGGCGGCGACCTGCTCTCTGCGACCTGCCCGCGAAAGTGGGACGACGAGTCCGACGATGACCACCAAGTGCGCAACATCTTCGCGTTCGCAGAGGAGCAAAACGAGGAGGTCGGCGGCCTGTACGCGGAAGGGAACGTCATTCACGCCTACGCCCACTGTACCTGCGGGGCGGCCTACTCAGACCGCTGGGTCGTTGGCGACCGCGACGCCTGA
- a CDS encoding helix-turn-helix transcriptional regulator produces MDCQGQLSRDFALAHWLPGATHGKELLGDLSKLFNAHLSPGTVYPALHELEAENVLEMHKLVRTKEYSTENDGVARERIEDAMRQHLAVGLFLYGSLQHI; encoded by the coding sequence ATCGATTGTCAAGGACAACTTAGCAGAGATTTTGCTCTTGCTCATTGGCTTCCGGGGGCAACCCACGGCAAAGAACTCCTGGGTGACCTCTCGAAGCTGTTCAACGCCCACCTCAGCCCGGGGACGGTGTATCCGGCGTTGCACGAGCTCGAAGCCGAGAACGTCCTTGAGATGCACAAACTCGTCCGAACAAAAGAGTATTCCACCGAAAACGATGGCGTGGCCCGCGAGCGCATCGAAGACGCCATGCGCCAGCACCTCGCGGTTGGGCTCTTTCTCTACGGCTCGCTCCAGCACATCTAA
- a CDS encoding universal stress protein, whose product MIDSVVIATDGSASVERAVTVALDLANRFDATVHALYVIDDSEIDTAPDSIRAEFRDALEDAADEALAAVKAGAAGEVVTAIETGRPASVICEYARDNDIDVVATGTRGRHGEHRFLLGSVAETVVRRCSVPVLTVRQLEGEASQ is encoded by the coding sequence ATGATTGACTCCGTGGTCATCGCAACCGATGGTTCAGCTAGCGTCGAGCGAGCCGTGACGGTTGCGCTCGACCTCGCAAACCGCTTCGATGCCACGGTCCACGCCCTCTACGTCATCGATGACAGCGAGATTGACACCGCCCCCGACAGCATCCGTGCGGAGTTCCGCGACGCGCTCGAAGACGCCGCAGACGAGGCGCTTGCGGCGGTGAAAGCGGGCGCTGCTGGTGAGGTCGTCACCGCCATCGAAACCGGCCGCCCGGCGAGCGTCATCTGCGAGTACGCCCGCGACAACGACATCGACGTCGTCGCAACCGGCACCCGCGGCCGTCACGGCGAACACCGCTTCCTCTTGGGAAGCGTCGCGGAGACGGTGGTTCGCCGGTGTTCGGTGCCCGTTCTCACGGTTCGACAGCTCGAAGGCGAAGCCAGCCAGTAA
- a CDS encoding universal stress protein gives MNVLLGIGGTDDSLYALSEVVERTKATGDTLTIAILDNPESDRTKDAIERRVREVLEANGVEASIEHLSGHPGSKLVELADSGEFDRVVLGGGQRSPMGKINLGSVSEFVLLNSRTSVTLIR, from the coding sequence ATGAACGTGCTGTTGGGTATCGGCGGAACCGACGACTCACTTTACGCGCTCTCAGAAGTCGTCGAGCGGACGAAAGCGACGGGTGATACGCTCACCATCGCCATCCTCGATAACCCCGAATCAGACCGCACCAAAGACGCCATCGAGCGACGCGTGCGCGAGGTTCTCGAAGCAAACGGCGTCGAAGCGAGCATCGAACACCTCTCTGGACACCCCGGAAGCAAGCTGGTCGAGCTGGCAGACAGCGGCGAGTTCGACCGCGTCGTCTTGGGCGGCGGCCAGCGCAGTCCGATGGGAAAAATCAACTTGGGGAGCGTCTCTGAGTTCGTCCTGCTCAACTCCCGAACGTCGGTGACGCTCATCCGATGA